The Trichosurus vulpecula isolate mTriVul1 chromosome 3, mTriVul1.pri, whole genome shotgun sequence genome includes a window with the following:
- the LOC118844822 gene encoding histone H3.3A-like, whose protein sequence is MAPTTQTVCKSTGGKAPPKQLATKAARKSAPSTGGGKKPHSYRPSTVALRETRRYQESTKLLIDKLPFQHLVHEIAPDVKTEPCFPSAVTGALQEASKAYLVGLFEDTNLCAIHAKSFTIVSKDIQLARCIYEERA, encoded by the exons ATGGCTCCTACCACGCAAACTGTCTGTAAATCCACTGGTGGTAAAG cacccccAAAGCAACTCGCTACAAAAGCCGCTCGCAAGAGTGCGCCCTCTACTGGAGGAGGCAAGAAACCTCATAgctacaggcccagcactgtggCTCTCCGTGAAACCAGACGTTACCAGGAGTCCACCAAACTTCTGATTGATAAACTTCCCTTCCAGCATCTGGTGCATGAAATTGCTCCAGACGTCAAAACAGAGCCATGCTTCCCGAGTGCAGTAACTGGTGCTTTGCAGGAGGCAAGTAAAGCCTATCTGGTTGGCCTGTTTGAGGACACCAACCTATGTGCTATCCACGCCAAAAGTTTCACAATAGTGTCAAAAGATATCCAGCTAGCACGCTGCATATATGAAGAACGTGCTTAA
- the LOC118842827 gene encoding regenerating islet-derived protein 3-beta-like yields MQSTEATVEDVPIVTASSRIACPEGSKIYGSYCYGLFHIPETWYDAERNCQHLPLGHLASLTNEAEASFVASMIAENGGSREAIWVGLHNPLKNRWRWSSNALFTYQAWDINAPSINSDLCVSLTKGSGFLRWNDAECENKFSYICKFIARK; encoded by the exons ATGCAGAGCACTGAGGCAACAG TAGAGGATGTACCTATTGTTACTGCCTCTTCGAGGATTGCCTGCCCTGAAGGGTCCAAAATCTATGGCTCCTACTGCTACGGCTTGTTCCATATACCTGAAACTTGGTATGATGCAGAG CGGAACTGTCAGCATCTGCCCTTGGGCCATTTGGCATCCCTGACAAATGAGGCTGAAGCTTCTTTTGTGGCCTCCATGATTGCTGAGAATGGAGGCAGCCGGGAAGCCATCTGGGTAGGCCTCCACAACCCATTAAAG AACCGCTGGCGCTGGAGCAGCAATGCTCTGTTTACCTACCAAGCCTGGGATATAAATGCTCCAAGTATCAACTCTGACCTCTGTGTTAGCCTGACAAAGGGTTCAG GATTCCTTAGATGGAATGATGCCGAATGTGAGAACAAATTTTCCTATATCTGCAAGTTCATAGCTCGGAAATAG